From the Xiphophorus maculatus strain JP 163 A chromosome 20, X_maculatus-5.0-male, whole genome shotgun sequence genome, one window contains:
- the LOC102219226 gene encoding rap1 GTPase-activating protein 1 isoform X2 — protein sequence MMTELRIGKGAVLEGLLNSPYSKPFLKRRCLSDTSDLFAMIERMQGYRMDEQRCPFPPPLKTEEDYIPYPSVHEVLGRRSPFPLILLPQFGGYWIEGTNHEPKDPPEADHPPCPASHIKLETNSTAKIYRKNFMGKEHFNYYTMDAALSHLVFSMKYEVIGDQEHLRLMLRTKYKTYHDVIPISCLTEFPNVVQMAKLVCEEVNVDRFYPVLYPKASRLIVTFDEHVISNNFKFGVIYQRFGQTSEEELFGNMEESPAFIEFLEFLGTKIELHDFKGFRGGLDVTHGQTGMESVYTNFHNKEIMFHVSTKLPYTEGDSQQLQRKRHIGNDIVAIVFQEENTPFVPDMIQSNFLHAYVVVQVENACSDNVTYKVSVTARDDVPFFGPALPDPAIFRKGPEFHEFLFTKLINAEYACYKAEKFAKLEERTRSALLETLYEELHINSQSMMGLGGDEDKLENGGGGGGGGFFESFKRVIRSRSQSLDAMGLSNKKSHTVSTSHSGSFTHNPAESPKTPGISLLVAGKSPSKYGRRGSAIGIGTIEESLIIPGKSPTRKKSGPFSSRRSSAIGIENIQEVQERSREVSPNTQKTPDSSHLSQENKSGNSSAHSSPEFAATKNSLAMCCRAPSIPEAQDLSRSSSNASSFASVVEEHEAEEEYETGLESVSCITPVKKDSFVYGSAVEDSSCSQGSFSASRLQQQADGVKTSKPKGTDSQPKTERPQQEQKLSSNC from the exons TTCCCTCCTCCCCTCAAA ACAGAAGAGGACTACATTCCTTATCCGAGTGTTCATGAG GTTCTGGGTCGCAGGAGCCCTTTTCCCCTCATCCTGCTGCCCCAGTTTGGAGGCTACTGGATTGAAGGAACCAATCATGAGCCCAAAGACCCGCCAGAGGCCGATCACCCTCCCTGTCCAGCCTCCCACATTAAACTTGAAACAAACAGCACTGCCAAGATCTACAGGAAGAACTTCATGGGCAAG GAACACTTTAATTACTATACTATGGATGCTGCCCTCAGCCACTTGGTCTTCTCAATGAAGTATGAAGTCATTGGGGATCAAGAGCATCTGCGCTTGATGCTACG cacaaaatacaaaacctaTCATGATGTGATCCCCATTTCCTGCCTTACTGAGTTTCCCAATGTGGTTCAGATGGCAAAG CTTGTTTGTGAAGAGGTAAATGTGGATAGGTTTTACCCTGTCCTCTATCCAAAG GCTTCAAGACTCATTGTCACATTTGATGAGCATGTAATCAGCAACAACTTCAAGTTTGGAGTAATTTATCAAAGGTTTGGCCAG ACATCAGAGGAGGAGTTGTTTGGGAACATGGAAGAAAGTCCAGCCTTCATTGAGTTTCTGGAGTTTTTGGGGACAAAGATTGAGCTTCATGACTTTAAAGG TTTTCGAGGTGGACTTGATGTCACTCACGGGCAGACGGGGATGGAATCAGTTTACACAAATTTCCATAATAAGGAGATTATGTTTCATGTGTCCACCAAACTGCCTTATACGGAAGGAGACTCGCAGCAG ctgcagaggaagaggcACATAGGCAACGACATTGTGGCCATCGTGTTCCAGGAAGAAAACACTCCCTTTGTACCGGACATGATCCAATCCAACTTCTTGCATGCGTATGTTGTGGTGCAGGTGGAGAACGCATGCTCAGACAATGTTACATACAAG GTGTCAGTCACAGCTAGAGATGATGTACCTTTCTTTGGACCTGCTCTACCTGACCCTGCCATCTTCAGAAAG GGCCCTGAATTCCACGAGTTCCTCTTCACAAAGCTTATCAATGCAGAGTACGCCTGCTACAAGGCTGAGAAGTTTGCAAAGCTGGAG GAGCGAACACGTTCGGCCCTGCTGGAAACACTGTATGAGGAGCTGCACATTAACAGCCAGTCCATGATGGGTCTGGGTGGGGATGAAGATAAGCTGGAGAacggaggtggaggtggagggggtGGCTTCTTCGAGTCCTTTAAG CGGGTCATCCGCAGCAGAAGCCAGTCACTGGACGCCATGGGTCTCAGTAACAAGAAGTCACACACAGTCTCCACTAGTCACAGTGGCAGCTTTACCCATAATCCCGCAGAGAGCCCCAAAACTCCAGGGATT TCATTGCTTGTCGCGGGGAAAAGTCCCAGTAAATATGGACGCCGAGGCAGTGCCATAGGGATAGGAACAATAGAAGAG TCACTGATTATTCCTGGGAAAAGCCCAACCAGAAAAAAGTCTGGACCTTTTAGCTCGCGCCGCAGCAGTGCCATTGGCATCGAGAACATCCAGGAGGTCCAAGAGAGGAG CCGAGAGGTCTCTCCCAACACACAGAAAACTCCAGACTCCAGCCACTTGtcacaagaaaacaaatcaggCAACTCCTCCGCCCACAGTTCTCCAGAGTTTGCAGCCACAAAGAACAG CTTGGCGATGTGTTGCAGAGCGCCTTCCATCCCCGAGGCTCAGGACTTGTCTCGCTCTTCCTCCAACGCCAGCAGCTTCGCCAGCGTTGTGGAGGAGCACGAGGCCGAGGAGGAATATGAAACTGGACTG GAAAGTGTGTCTTGTATTACTCCAGTAAAAAAAGACTCGTTTGTTTATGGGTCTGCCGTGGAGGACAGTTCCTGCAGCCAAGGAAGTTTTTCAG CTTCCCGTCTTCAGCAGCAAGCAGACGGGGTGAAGACGTCGAAGCCAAAAGGGACAGACAGCCAGCCCAAGACGGAGCGCCCCCAGCAGGAGCAGAAGCTGTCGTCG AACTGTTAG
- the LOC102219226 gene encoding rap1 GTPase-activating protein 1 isoform X4: protein MMTELRIGKGAVLEGLLNSPYSKPFLKRRCLSDTSDLFAMIERMQGYRMDEQRCPFPPPLKTEEDYIPYPSVHEVLGRRSPFPLILLPQFGGYWIEGTNHEPKDPPEADHPPCPASHIKLETNSTAKIYRKNFMGKEHFNYYTMDAALSHLVFSMKYEVIGDQEHLRLMLRTKYKTYHDVIPISCLTEFPNVVQMAKLVCEEVNVDRFYPVLYPKASRLIVTFDEHVISNNFKFGVIYQRFGQTSEEELFGNMEESPAFIEFLEFLGTKIELHDFKGFRGGLDVTHGQTGMESVYTNFHNKEIMFHVSTKLPYTEGDSQQLQRKRHIGNDIVAIVFQEENTPFVPDMIQSNFLHAYVVVQVENACSDNVTYKVSVTARDDVPFFGPALPDPAIFRKGPEFHEFLFTKLINAEYACYKAEKFAKLEERTRSALLETLYEELHINSQSMMGLGGDEDKLENGGGGGGGGFFESFKRVIRSRSQSLDAMGLSNKKSHTVSTSHSGSFTHNPAESPKTPGISLIIPGKSPTRKKSGPFSSRRSSAIGIENIQEVQERSREVSPNTQKTPDSSHLSQENKSGNSSAHSSPEFAATKNSLAMCCRAPSIPEAQDLSRSSSNASSFASVVEEHEAEEEYETGLESVSCITPVKKDSFVYGSAVEDSSCSQGSFSASRLQQQADGVKTSKPKGTDSQPKTERPQQEQKLSSNC from the exons TTCCCTCCTCCCCTCAAA ACAGAAGAGGACTACATTCCTTATCCGAGTGTTCATGAG GTTCTGGGTCGCAGGAGCCCTTTTCCCCTCATCCTGCTGCCCCAGTTTGGAGGCTACTGGATTGAAGGAACCAATCATGAGCCCAAAGACCCGCCAGAGGCCGATCACCCTCCCTGTCCAGCCTCCCACATTAAACTTGAAACAAACAGCACTGCCAAGATCTACAGGAAGAACTTCATGGGCAAG GAACACTTTAATTACTATACTATGGATGCTGCCCTCAGCCACTTGGTCTTCTCAATGAAGTATGAAGTCATTGGGGATCAAGAGCATCTGCGCTTGATGCTACG cacaaaatacaaaacctaTCATGATGTGATCCCCATTTCCTGCCTTACTGAGTTTCCCAATGTGGTTCAGATGGCAAAG CTTGTTTGTGAAGAGGTAAATGTGGATAGGTTTTACCCTGTCCTCTATCCAAAG GCTTCAAGACTCATTGTCACATTTGATGAGCATGTAATCAGCAACAACTTCAAGTTTGGAGTAATTTATCAAAGGTTTGGCCAG ACATCAGAGGAGGAGTTGTTTGGGAACATGGAAGAAAGTCCAGCCTTCATTGAGTTTCTGGAGTTTTTGGGGACAAAGATTGAGCTTCATGACTTTAAAGG TTTTCGAGGTGGACTTGATGTCACTCACGGGCAGACGGGGATGGAATCAGTTTACACAAATTTCCATAATAAGGAGATTATGTTTCATGTGTCCACCAAACTGCCTTATACGGAAGGAGACTCGCAGCAG ctgcagaggaagaggcACATAGGCAACGACATTGTGGCCATCGTGTTCCAGGAAGAAAACACTCCCTTTGTACCGGACATGATCCAATCCAACTTCTTGCATGCGTATGTTGTGGTGCAGGTGGAGAACGCATGCTCAGACAATGTTACATACAAG GTGTCAGTCACAGCTAGAGATGATGTACCTTTCTTTGGACCTGCTCTACCTGACCCTGCCATCTTCAGAAAG GGCCCTGAATTCCACGAGTTCCTCTTCACAAAGCTTATCAATGCAGAGTACGCCTGCTACAAGGCTGAGAAGTTTGCAAAGCTGGAG GAGCGAACACGTTCGGCCCTGCTGGAAACACTGTATGAGGAGCTGCACATTAACAGCCAGTCCATGATGGGTCTGGGTGGGGATGAAGATAAGCTGGAGAacggaggtggaggtggagggggtGGCTTCTTCGAGTCCTTTAAG CGGGTCATCCGCAGCAGAAGCCAGTCACTGGACGCCATGGGTCTCAGTAACAAGAAGTCACACACAGTCTCCACTAGTCACAGTGGCAGCTTTACCCATAATCCCGCAGAGAGCCCCAAAACTCCAGGGATT TCACTGATTATTCCTGGGAAAAGCCCAACCAGAAAAAAGTCTGGACCTTTTAGCTCGCGCCGCAGCAGTGCCATTGGCATCGAGAACATCCAGGAGGTCCAAGAGAGGAG CCGAGAGGTCTCTCCCAACACACAGAAAACTCCAGACTCCAGCCACTTGtcacaagaaaacaaatcaggCAACTCCTCCGCCCACAGTTCTCCAGAGTTTGCAGCCACAAAGAACAG CTTGGCGATGTGTTGCAGAGCGCCTTCCATCCCCGAGGCTCAGGACTTGTCTCGCTCTTCCTCCAACGCCAGCAGCTTCGCCAGCGTTGTGGAGGAGCACGAGGCCGAGGAGGAATATGAAACTGGACTG GAAAGTGTGTCTTGTATTACTCCAGTAAAAAAAGACTCGTTTGTTTATGGGTCTGCCGTGGAGGACAGTTCCTGCAGCCAAGGAAGTTTTTCAG CTTCCCGTCTTCAGCAGCAAGCAGACGGGGTGAAGACGTCGAAGCCAAAAGGGACAGACAGCCAGCCCAAGACGGAGCGCCCCCAGCAGGAGCAGAAGCTGTCGTCG AACTGTTAG
- the LOC102219226 gene encoding rap1 GTPase-activating protein 1 isoform X7: MDEQRCPFPPPLKTEEDYIPYPSVHEVLGRRSPFPLILLPQFGGYWIEGTNHEPKDPPEADHPPCPASHIKLETNSTAKIYRKNFMGKEHFNYYTMDAALSHLVFSMKYEVIGDQEHLRLMLRTKYKTYHDVIPISCLTEFPNVVQMAKLVCEEVNVDRFYPVLYPKASRLIVTFDEHVISNNFKFGVIYQRFGQTSEEELFGNMEESPAFIEFLEFLGTKIELHDFKGFRGGLDVTHGQTGMESVYTNFHNKEIMFHVSTKLPYTEGDSQQLQRKRHIGNDIVAIVFQEENTPFVPDMIQSNFLHAYVVVQVENACSDNVTYKVSVTARDDVPFFGPALPDPAIFRKGPEFHEFLFTKLINAEYACYKAEKFAKLEERTRSALLETLYEELHINSQSMMGLGGDEDKLENGGGGGGGGFFESFKRVIRSRSQSLDAMGLSNKKSHTVSTSHSGSFTHNPAESPKTPGISLLVAGKSPSKYGRRGSAIGIGTIEESLIIPGKSPTRKKSGPFSSRRSSAIGIENIQEVQERSREVSPNTQKTPDSSHLSQENKSGNSSAHSSPEFAATKNSLAMCCRAPSIPEAQDLSRSSSNASSFASVVEEHEAEEEYETGLESVSCITPVKKDSFVYGSAVEDSSCSQGSFSASRLQQQADGVKTSKPKGTDSQPKTERPQQEQKLSSNC, from the exons TTCCCTCCTCCCCTCAAA ACAGAAGAGGACTACATTCCTTATCCGAGTGTTCATGAG GTTCTGGGTCGCAGGAGCCCTTTTCCCCTCATCCTGCTGCCCCAGTTTGGAGGCTACTGGATTGAAGGAACCAATCATGAGCCCAAAGACCCGCCAGAGGCCGATCACCCTCCCTGTCCAGCCTCCCACATTAAACTTGAAACAAACAGCACTGCCAAGATCTACAGGAAGAACTTCATGGGCAAG GAACACTTTAATTACTATACTATGGATGCTGCCCTCAGCCACTTGGTCTTCTCAATGAAGTATGAAGTCATTGGGGATCAAGAGCATCTGCGCTTGATGCTACG cacaaaatacaaaacctaTCATGATGTGATCCCCATTTCCTGCCTTACTGAGTTTCCCAATGTGGTTCAGATGGCAAAG CTTGTTTGTGAAGAGGTAAATGTGGATAGGTTTTACCCTGTCCTCTATCCAAAG GCTTCAAGACTCATTGTCACATTTGATGAGCATGTAATCAGCAACAACTTCAAGTTTGGAGTAATTTATCAAAGGTTTGGCCAG ACATCAGAGGAGGAGTTGTTTGGGAACATGGAAGAAAGTCCAGCCTTCATTGAGTTTCTGGAGTTTTTGGGGACAAAGATTGAGCTTCATGACTTTAAAGG TTTTCGAGGTGGACTTGATGTCACTCACGGGCAGACGGGGATGGAATCAGTTTACACAAATTTCCATAATAAGGAGATTATGTTTCATGTGTCCACCAAACTGCCTTATACGGAAGGAGACTCGCAGCAG ctgcagaggaagaggcACATAGGCAACGACATTGTGGCCATCGTGTTCCAGGAAGAAAACACTCCCTTTGTACCGGACATGATCCAATCCAACTTCTTGCATGCGTATGTTGTGGTGCAGGTGGAGAACGCATGCTCAGACAATGTTACATACAAG GTGTCAGTCACAGCTAGAGATGATGTACCTTTCTTTGGACCTGCTCTACCTGACCCTGCCATCTTCAGAAAG GGCCCTGAATTCCACGAGTTCCTCTTCACAAAGCTTATCAATGCAGAGTACGCCTGCTACAAGGCTGAGAAGTTTGCAAAGCTGGAG GAGCGAACACGTTCGGCCCTGCTGGAAACACTGTATGAGGAGCTGCACATTAACAGCCAGTCCATGATGGGTCTGGGTGGGGATGAAGATAAGCTGGAGAacggaggtggaggtggagggggtGGCTTCTTCGAGTCCTTTAAG CGGGTCATCCGCAGCAGAAGCCAGTCACTGGACGCCATGGGTCTCAGTAACAAGAAGTCACACACAGTCTCCACTAGTCACAGTGGCAGCTTTACCCATAATCCCGCAGAGAGCCCCAAAACTCCAGGGATT TCATTGCTTGTCGCGGGGAAAAGTCCCAGTAAATATGGACGCCGAGGCAGTGCCATAGGGATAGGAACAATAGAAGAG TCACTGATTATTCCTGGGAAAAGCCCAACCAGAAAAAAGTCTGGACCTTTTAGCTCGCGCCGCAGCAGTGCCATTGGCATCGAGAACATCCAGGAGGTCCAAGAGAGGAG CCGAGAGGTCTCTCCCAACACACAGAAAACTCCAGACTCCAGCCACTTGtcacaagaaaacaaatcaggCAACTCCTCCGCCCACAGTTCTCCAGAGTTTGCAGCCACAAAGAACAG CTTGGCGATGTGTTGCAGAGCGCCTTCCATCCCCGAGGCTCAGGACTTGTCTCGCTCTTCCTCCAACGCCAGCAGCTTCGCCAGCGTTGTGGAGGAGCACGAGGCCGAGGAGGAATATGAAACTGGACTG GAAAGTGTGTCTTGTATTACTCCAGTAAAAAAAGACTCGTTTGTTTATGGGTCTGCCGTGGAGGACAGTTCCTGCAGCCAAGGAAGTTTTTCAG CTTCCCGTCTTCAGCAGCAAGCAGACGGGGTGAAGACGTCGAAGCCAAAAGGGACAGACAGCCAGCCCAAGACGGAGCGCCCCCAGCAGGAGCAGAAGCTGTCGTCG AACTGTTAG